From the genome of Bradyrhizobium elkanii USDA 76, one region includes:
- a CDS encoding branched-chain amino acid ABC transporter permease, translating to MASILTNFFDGVAYGMLLFVLACGLAVTLGLMNFVNLAHGAFAMAGGYICAVLVNNSGWPFFAGLPLAFVGSAVIGIALERTLYRHLYSRSHLDQVLFSIGLVFMSVAAVDYIMGSSRVFIKLPVALEGQIDLFGVGIGRYRLMIVVICGLLTLALQLILAKTRFGSRLRAAVDDPRAAIGLGINVPQVFAFTFAFGCGLAGLGGALSAEILGLDPYFPLKFMIYFLIVVTVGGSSSITGPFLASLLLGIADVAGKYYVPKLGPFVIYTVMIVILLWRPNGLFGRTAAR from the coding sequence ATGGCCTCTATCCTCACCAATTTCTTCGACGGCGTCGCCTACGGCATGCTGCTGTTCGTGCTCGCCTGCGGGCTTGCGGTGACGCTCGGGCTGATGAATTTCGTCAACCTCGCGCATGGCGCCTTCGCGATGGCCGGCGGCTATATCTGCGCCGTGCTGGTAAATAATTCCGGCTGGCCGTTCTTCGCAGGCCTGCCGCTCGCCTTTGTCGGCAGCGCCGTGATCGGCATTGCGCTGGAGCGCACGCTGTACCGCCATCTCTACAGCCGCAGCCATCTCGATCAGGTGCTGTTCTCGATCGGTCTGGTGTTCATGTCGGTCGCGGCGGTCGACTACATCATGGGATCGTCGCGGGTCTTCATCAAGCTGCCGGTGGCGCTGGAAGGCCAGATCGACCTGTTCGGCGTCGGCATCGGTCGTTACCGGCTGATGATCGTCGTGATCTGCGGCCTGCTCACGCTGGCGCTGCAACTGATCCTCGCCAAGACCCGGTTCGGCAGCCGGCTGCGCGCCGCAGTCGACGATCCGCGCGCCGCGATCGGGCTCGGCATCAACGTGCCGCAGGTGTTCGCCTTCACCTTTGCGTTCGGCTGCGGCCTCGCCGGCCTCGGCGGCGCGCTGAGCGCGGAGATCCTCGGGCTCGATCCGTATTTCCCGCTGAAATTCATGATCTACTTCCTGATCGTCGTCACCGTCGGCGGCTCCTCGTCGATCACCGGACCGTTCCTGGCGTCGCTGCTGCTAGGCATCGCCGACGTCGCGGGCAAGTATTACGTGCCGAAGCTCGGACCGTTCGTGATCTACACGGTGATGATCGTGATCCTGCTCTGGCGTCCGAACGGCCTGTTCGGCCGCACCGCGGCGCGGTGA
- a CDS encoding branched-chain amino acid ABC transporter permease has translation MTALSDVSTHAMASARWRINEVAFWALALACAFLFPSRYLIMTDIVRLGLFALSLDLILGYAGIVSLGHAAFFGVGAYSAGLLALHGIINEPVLALVAAGLVAALLGFLTSFLVIRGVDLTRLMVTLGIALLLEALAERFSNITGGTDGLQGIEMQPILGLFTFDMFGKTGFFYSLIVLFILFLLARRVVHSPFGLSLRAIRNNPLRAAAIGVPVNRRLIAVYTLAAFYAGIAGALFTQTTALASLDVFSFERSADLMLVLVIGGTGYLYGGLVGAVVFKMLQELFQSITPQYWLFWIGLVLVVIVMVGRARIHRWVLFVPNLIIRQFAGRKAAVAMPESDAS, from the coding sequence ATGACCGCGCTATCAGACGTTTCCACTCACGCGATGGCCAGCGCGCGCTGGCGGATCAACGAGGTCGCGTTCTGGGCGCTGGCGCTCGCCTGCGCCTTCCTGTTCCCGTCGCGCTATTTGATCATGACCGACATCGTACGGCTCGGTTTGTTCGCGCTGTCGCTCGACCTGATCCTCGGCTACGCCGGCATCGTGTCGCTCGGCCACGCGGCGTTCTTCGGCGTCGGCGCCTATTCGGCCGGTTTGCTGGCGCTGCACGGCATCATCAACGAGCCCGTGCTCGCGCTGGTCGCCGCCGGTCTGGTTGCGGCGTTGCTCGGCTTCCTGACCAGTTTTCTCGTCATCCGCGGCGTCGACCTGACACGGCTGATGGTGACGCTCGGCATCGCGCTGCTGCTGGAAGCGCTCGCCGAGCGCTTCTCCAACATCACCGGCGGCACCGACGGGCTGCAGGGCATCGAGATGCAGCCGATCCTCGGTCTGTTCACCTTCGACATGTTCGGCAAGACCGGGTTCTTCTACTCGCTGATCGTGCTGTTCATCCTGTTCCTGCTCGCGCGACGCGTGGTGCATTCGCCGTTCGGCCTGTCGTTGCGCGCGATCAGGAACAATCCGCTGCGCGCGGCCGCGATCGGCGTGCCGGTCAACCGCCGCCTGATCGCGGTCTATACGCTCGCCGCCTTCTATGCCGGGATCGCCGGCGCGTTGTTCACCCAGACCACGGCACTCGCCTCGCTCGACGTGTTTTCCTTCGAGCGCTCGGCCGACCTGATGCTGGTGCTGGTGATCGGCGGCACCGGCTATCTCTATGGCGGCCTGGTCGGCGCCGTCGTGTTCAAGATGCTGCAGGAGCTGTTTCAGAGCATCACCCCGCAATACTGGCTGTTCTGGATCGGCCTCGTGCTGGTCGTGATCGTGATGGTCGGCCGCGCGCGGATCCATCGCTGGGTGCTGTTCGTGCCGAACCTGATCATCCGCCAGTTCGCCGGCCGCAAGGCTGCCGTTGCGATGCCGGAGAGCGACGCGTCATGA
- a CDS encoding ABC transporter ATP-binding protein — protein MTIALETRGLEKSFGALRVTRDLSLKVMQGARHALIGPNGAGKTTVINQLTGVLTPNSGRILLEGSDITGLSVHKRVLRGLSRTFQINQLYPDLTPLETIGLAVSERMGRGGDWWRRMGTRSDVNAEIAEILSRFHLLDVMTEFTSTLPYGKQRLLEIAVAIAAKPRVLLLDEPAAGVPESERHDILAAVAALPRDVTVLLIEHDMDLVFSFADRISVLVSGGLLTEGAPDEVARDPQVRAVYLGEAADA, from the coding sequence ATGACGATCGCGCTGGAAACACGAGGCCTCGAAAAATCCTTCGGCGCCCTTCGCGTCACCCGCGATCTCTCGCTGAAGGTGATGCAGGGCGCCCGCCACGCGCTGATCGGGCCGAACGGCGCGGGCAAGACCACCGTGATCAATCAGCTGACCGGCGTGCTGACGCCGAATAGCGGGCGCATCCTGCTCGAGGGCAGCGACATCACCGGCCTGTCCGTGCACAAGCGGGTGCTGCGCGGCTTGTCGCGCACCTTCCAGATCAATCAGCTCTATCCCGACCTGACCCCGCTCGAAACCATCGGGCTTGCGGTCTCCGAACGGATGGGCCGCGGCGGCGACTGGTGGCGACGGATGGGGACCCGGAGCGACGTCAATGCCGAGATCGCCGAGATCCTGTCGCGCTTCCATCTGCTCGACGTGATGACGGAGTTCACCTCGACCTTGCCCTATGGCAAGCAGCGCCTGCTCGAGATCGCGGTCGCGATCGCCGCGAAGCCGCGGGTGCTGCTGCTCGACGAGCCCGCGGCCGGCGTGCCCGAGAGCGAGCGTCACGACATCCTCGCGGCGGTCGCAGCATTGCCGCGCGACGTCACCGTGCTCCTGATCGAGCACGACATGGACCTGGTGTTCTCCTTCGCCGACCGCATCTCGGTGCTGGTCAGTGGCGGCCTGCTCACCGAAGGCGCACCCGACGAGGTCGCGCGCGATCCGCAGGTGAGGGCGGTCTATCTCGGCGAGGCGGCCGATGCCTGA
- a CDS encoding ABC transporter ATP-binding protein, giving the protein MPDLLSIQGLRAGYGEAVVLPDMSLALAEGQVLALLGRNGTGKTTLINSIVGIVRRFAGSLALAGHDITAMRPDQRARAGIGWVPQERNIFRSLTVEENMTAVAQPGPWTVERVYEMFPRLQERRRNFGNQLSGGEQQMLAIGRALTLNPKVLLLDEPTEGLAPIIVEELLKAIGTITRSGGICSIIVEQNAQKILGLADRVVILERGTIVHDAASSALKADPSVLERHLGVSGAKAH; this is encoded by the coding sequence ATGCCTGACCTTCTTTCCATCCAGGGTCTGCGTGCCGGATACGGCGAGGCGGTGGTGCTGCCCGATATGTCGCTGGCGCTTGCGGAGGGTCAGGTGCTCGCGCTGCTCGGCCGCAACGGCACCGGCAAGACCACGCTGATCAATTCGATTGTCGGCATCGTCAGGCGCTTCGCCGGCAGCCTAGCGCTCGCAGGGCACGACATCACGGCGATGCGGCCCGACCAGCGCGCCCGCGCCGGGATCGGCTGGGTGCCGCAGGAGCGCAACATTTTCCGCTCGCTGACGGTGGAAGAGAACATGACCGCGGTGGCGCAGCCCGGGCCGTGGACGGTCGAGCGGGTATACGAGATGTTTCCGCGGCTGCAGGAACGGCGCCGCAATTTCGGCAACCAGCTGTCCGGCGGCGAGCAGCAGATGCTGGCGATCGGCCGCGCGCTGACGCTGAATCCGAAAGTGCTGCTGCTCGACGAGCCGACCGAAGGCCTCGCGCCGATCATCGTTGAGGAATTGTTAAAAGCGATCGGAACCATCACGCGCTCAGGCGGCATCTGCTCGATCATCGTCGAGCAGAACGCGCAAAAGATTCTGGGGCTCGCCGACCGCGTTGTGATATTGGAACGCGGCACGATCGTGCACGATGCCGCAAGCAGCGCGCTGAAGGCCGATCCCTCCGTCCTCGAGCGCCACCTCGGCGTCTCCGGGGCCAAGGCACATTAG
- a CDS encoding cobalamin-independent methionine synthase II family protein, giving the protein MQRTKPPFRADEVGSLLRPPKIKEARARLEKGEISVDELRKVEDMEIEKVVHKQASVGLKLATDGEFRRSWWHFDFLSYLTGCELFHPDMGIQFAGVQTRHDAIRVIGKLDFSDHHPMLDHFRFLKKCANQAHVTPKMTIPSPAVLHFRGGRKLISKEVYPDLEEFYQDLGKTYRKAVKAFYDAGCRYLQFDDTVWAYLCSQEELQKSRDRGDNPDGLQEIYARVINYAIADRPSDMVITTHVCRGNFRSTWISSGGYEPVAETLLAGTNYDGYFLEYDSDRAGGFEPLRFLPKGNKVVVVGVITSKFGELEKKDDIKRRLEEASKFAPIEQLAVSPQCGFASTEEGNILSEEEQWAKLRLAVEVANEVWGK; this is encoded by the coding sequence ATGCAGCGAACCAAGCCTCCGTTCCGCGCCGACGAGGTCGGCAGCCTGTTGCGGCCGCCGAAGATCAAGGAGGCGCGCGCCAGATTGGAGAAGGGCGAGATCTCGGTCGACGAACTGCGCAAGGTCGAGGACATGGAAATCGAGAAGGTCGTGCACAAGCAGGCCTCGGTCGGCCTGAAGCTTGCGACCGACGGCGAGTTCCGCCGCTCCTGGTGGCATTTCGATTTCCTCAGCTATCTGACCGGCTGTGAGCTGTTCCATCCCGATATGGGCATCCAGTTCGCGGGCGTGCAGACCCGGCACGATGCCATCAGGGTGATCGGCAAGCTGGATTTCTCCGATCATCACCCGATGCTCGATCACTTTCGGTTCCTGAAGAAGTGCGCCAACCAGGCGCATGTCACGCCGAAGATGACGATCCCCTCGCCGGCAGTGCTGCATTTCCGCGGCGGCCGCAAGCTGATCTCGAAGGAGGTCTATCCGGACCTCGAGGAATTCTATCAGGACCTCGGCAAGACCTACCGCAAGGCGGTGAAGGCGTTCTACGACGCCGGTTGCCGCTATTTGCAATTCGACGACACGGTGTGGGCCTACCTGTGCTCGCAGGAGGAATTGCAGAAGTCGCGCGACCGCGGCGACAATCCGGACGGTTTGCAGGAGATCTACGCTCGCGTCATCAACTACGCGATCGCCGACCGTCCGTCCGACATGGTGATCACGACCCATGTCTGCCGCGGCAATTTCCGTTCGACCTGGATCTCCTCCGGCGGCTACGAGCCGGTCGCCGAGACCCTGCTCGCCGGCACCAATTACGACGGCTACTTCCTCGAATATGATTCCGACCGCGCCGGCGGCTTCGAGCCGCTGCGCTTCCTGCCCAAGGGCAACAAGGTCGTGGTGGTCGGCGTCATCACCTCGAAGTTCGGCGAGCTCGAGAAGAAGGACGACATCAAGCGGCGGCTGGAGGAGGCATCGAAATTTGCCCCGATCGAGCAGCTCGCGGTGTCGCCGCAATGCGGCTTTGCCTCGACCGAGGAAGGCAACATTCTCTCCGAGGAAGAGCAGTGGGCCAAGCTGCGGCTCGCGGTCGAGGTCGCGAACGAGGTGTGGGGGAAGTGA
- a CDS encoding caspase family protein has protein sequence MRRLLLIPALLAALLWSAPCFAQARSQLGPLCTTETTPADQMIDACTKIIALKVFSGERLATIYFWRAVGWNKKGNYAQVISDATEALRLKPSTAVYNLRGSAYFDKGEYDIAIADFNDALRMGPPSGIIFHNRGNVYRSKGDYAKAIADYDAAIKAGPKSAFSYQNRGASKRALGDLDGALADINEAVRIDPSLPQPLISRAVIWRAKGEIERAIADTSEAIRLAKAKAPVNIMTPPGSVLISAYTQRGLSYEAKGDAALAKEDYASVLEGVASDAGSKANQATAKVRLALLKEADAAPRKTAAAPAAESSPAAPPAASVTAPAPPAAPVRAAATGRRVALVIGNGAYAHVKALPNPPNDARAIARSLRDIGFTVSEGLDLDRGTMQKTINDFLREAARSQIAVVYYAGHGVQVDGRNYLVPVDIEFKPGSRATDAMVDMDTIMAGLDDQIRTNILILDACRNNPMAPQQASAGPSRGIEAGSGLAAPASLGSGSTLGAGTLIALATAPGQVALDGEGANSPFSAALSRHVGTPGLEVQQMLTRVRAEVVAATKGKQVPWSNSSLLGEVYLAEQ, from the coding sequence ATGCGCCGCCTGCTCCTGATCCCCGCCCTCCTGGCCGCTCTGCTCTGGTCGGCGCCCTGTTTCGCCCAGGCGCGCTCCCAGCTCGGCCCGCTCTGCACGACCGAGACCACGCCGGCCGACCAGATGATCGACGCCTGCACCAAGATCATCGCGCTGAAGGTGTTTTCCGGCGAGAGGCTCGCGACCATCTATTTCTGGCGCGCGGTCGGTTGGAACAAGAAGGGCAACTACGCCCAGGTGATATCCGACGCCACCGAGGCGCTGCGCCTCAAGCCCAGCACCGCTGTCTACAATCTCCGGGGCTCGGCCTATTTCGACAAGGGCGAGTACGACATCGCGATCGCCGACTTCAACGATGCGCTGCGCATGGGGCCGCCGAGCGGCATCATCTTCCACAACCGCGGCAACGTCTATCGCAGCAAGGGCGACTATGCCAAGGCGATCGCCGACTATGACGCCGCGATCAAGGCCGGTCCGAAGTCAGCCTTCTCCTATCAGAACCGCGGCGCCTCGAAGCGGGCGCTCGGCGATCTCGACGGCGCGCTCGCCGACATCAATGAGGCGGTCAGGATCGACCCGTCGCTGCCGCAGCCGCTGATCAGCCGCGCCGTGATCTGGCGCGCCAAGGGCGAGATCGAGCGCGCGATTGCGGACACGTCGGAGGCAATCCGGCTCGCCAAGGCCAAAGCGCCCGTCAACATCATGACGCCGCCCGGCAGCGTGCTGATCTCGGCCTATACCCAGCGCGGCCTCAGCTATGAAGCGAAGGGTGATGCTGCGCTTGCCAAGGAAGATTACGCCTCGGTGCTCGAAGGCGTGGCGTCCGATGCCGGCAGCAAGGCCAACCAGGCCACCGCGAAAGTTCGGCTCGCGCTGCTCAAGGAGGCCGACGCGGCACCGCGCAAGACCGCGGCGGCGCCGGCCGCCGAGAGCAGCCCGGCCGCGCCACCGGCCGCTTCTGTCACGGCACCGGCCCCGCCCGCCGCGCCGGTCCGGGCGGCAGCAACCGGCCGGCGCGTCGCGCTGGTGATCGGCAACGGCGCCTATGCGCATGTCAAGGCGCTGCCCAATCCGCCCAACGATGCGCGCGCCATCGCCAGGAGCCTGCGCGATATCGGCTTCACCGTCTCCGAGGGGCTCGATCTCGATCGCGGCACGATGCAGAAGACGATCAACGATTTCCTGCGCGAGGCGGCGCGGTCGCAGATCGCCGTGGTCTACTATGCCGGTCACGGCGTGCAGGTCGACGGCCGCAACTACCTCGTGCCGGTCGACATCGAGTTCAAGCCGGGCAGCCGCGCCACCGACGCGATGGTCGACATGGACACCATCATGGCCGGGCTCGACGACCAGATCCGCACCAACATCCTGATCCTCGATGCCTGCCGTAACAATCCGATGGCGCCGCAGCAGGCCTCCGCGGGTCCAAGCCGCGGCATCGAAGCGGGCTCCGGCCTTGCCGCGCCCGCCTCGCTCGGATCGGGCTCGACGCTCGGCGCCGGCACGCTGATCGCGCTTGCGACCGCGCCGGGCCAGGTCGCGCTCGACGGCGAAGGCGCCAACAGCCCGTTCTCGGCGGCGCTGTCGCGCCATGTCGGCACGCCCGGCCTCGAGGTGCAGCAGATGCTGACGCGGGTCCGCGCCGAGGTCGTCGCCGCGACCAAGGGCAAGCAGGTGCCGTGGTCGAACTCGTCGCTGCTCGGCGAGGTCTATCTGGCGGAGCAGTGA
- the metK gene encoding methionine adenosyltransferase: protein MRASYLFTSESVSEGHPDKVCDRISDEIVDLFYREGPKAGIDPWQIRAACETLATTNKVVIAGETRGPSSVTNDHIESVVRSAIKDIGYEQDGFHWKNCDIEILLHPQSADIAQGVDALQPGEVREEGAGDQGIMFGYATNETPDLMPAPIFYAHKILRLISEARHSGREKVLGPDSKSQVTVQYENGKPVGVREIVVSHQHLVEDLSSKQIRDIVEPYVREALPKEWISDKTIWHINPTGKFFIGGPDGDSGLTGRKIIVDTYGGAAPHGGGAFSGKDPTKVDRSAAYAARYVAKNIVAAGLADRCTLQLAYAIGVARPLSIYIDTHGTGKVSEDQLEKAAAKAMDLTPRGIRSHLDLNRPIYARTSAYGHFGRTPDNEGGFSWEKTDLVEQLKRAL from the coding sequence ATGCGCGCGTCTTACCTGTTCACCAGCGAGTCGGTCTCGGAAGGCCATCCGGACAAGGTCTGTGATCGTATCTCGGATGAGATCGTCGATCTGTTCTATCGCGAGGGACCGAAAGCGGGCATCGACCCGTGGCAGATCCGCGCGGCGTGCGAGACGCTCGCGACCACCAACAAGGTGGTGATCGCCGGCGAAACGCGCGGCCCGAGCTCGGTCACCAATGACCACATCGAGAGCGTGGTTCGCTCTGCAATCAAGGATATCGGCTACGAGCAGGACGGCTTCCACTGGAAGAACTGCGACATCGAGATCCTGCTGCATCCGCAGTCGGCCGACATCGCGCAGGGCGTCGACGCGCTGCAGCCGGGCGAGGTCAGGGAAGAGGGTGCCGGCGACCAGGGCATCATGTTCGGTTACGCCACCAACGAGACGCCGGACCTGATGCCGGCGCCGATCTTCTACGCCCACAAGATCCTGCGGCTGATCTCCGAAGCGCGCCACTCCGGCCGTGAGAAGGTGCTGGGTCCGGACTCCAAGAGCCAGGTCACGGTGCAGTACGAGAACGGCAAGCCGGTCGGCGTCCGCGAGATCGTGGTCTCGCATCAGCATCTGGTCGAGGACCTCTCGTCCAAGCAGATCCGCGACATCGTCGAGCCCTATGTCCGCGAGGCGCTGCCGAAGGAGTGGATCAGCGACAAGACGATCTGGCACATCAATCCGACCGGCAAGTTCTTCATCGGCGGTCCCGACGGCGACTCCGGCCTGACCGGCCGCAAGATCATCGTCGACACCTATGGCGGCGCGGCTCCGCATGGCGGCGGTGCGTTCTCCGGCAAGGATCCGACCAAGGTCGACCGCTCGGCCGCCTATGCCGCGCGCTATGTCGCCAAGAACATCGTCGCGGCCGGTCTCGCCGACCGCTGCACGCTGCAGCTCGCCTATGCGATCGGCGTGGCGCGTCCGCTGTCGATCTACATCGACACCCACGGCACCGGTAAGGTCTCGGAGGATCAGCTCGAGAAGGCGGCGGCCAAGGCGATGGATCTGACGCCGCGCGGCATCCGCAGCCATCTCGACCTCAACCGCCCGATCTACGCGCGCACCTCGGCCTACGGTCATTTCGGCCGCACGCCCGACAATGAGGGCGGCTTCTCCTGGGAGAAGACCGATCTCGTCGAGCAGCTGAAGCGCGCGCTCTGA
- the ahcY gene encoding adenosylhomocysteinase: MNAPTKPGFTDYIVKDIALADFGRKEISLAETEMPGLMATREEYGPKQPLKGARIAGSLHMTIQTAVLIETLAALGADIRWVSCNIYSTQDHAAAAIAAAGIPVFAVKGETLTEYWDYTAKLFDWHGGGTPNMILDDGGDATMLVHAGYRAEQGDTAFLDKPGSEEEEIFYALVKRLLKEKPKGWFAEIAKNIKGVSEETTTGVHRLYEMANKGTLLFPAINVNDSVTKSKFDNLYGCRESLVDGIRRGTDVMLSGKVAMVAGFGDVGKGSAASLRQAGCRVMVSEVDPICALQAAMEGYEVVTMEDAAPRADIFVTATGNKDIITIEHMRAMKDRAIVCNIGHFDNEIQIASLRNLKWTNIKPQVDEIEFPDKHRIIMLSEGRLVNLGNAMGHPSFVMSASFTNQTLAQIELFANNKDSKYAKKVYVLPKTLDEKVARLHLAKIGVKLTELRKDQADYIGVKQEGPYKSDHYRY, from the coding sequence ATGAACGCCCCCACGAAGCCCGGCTTCACCGACTACATCGTCAAGGACATTGCGCTCGCCGATTTCGGCCGCAAGGAGATCTCGCTGGCCGAGACCGAGATGCCCGGCCTGATGGCTACCCGCGAGGAGTATGGCCCCAAGCAGCCGCTGAAGGGCGCGCGCATCGCGGGCTCGCTGCACATGACGATCCAGACCGCGGTGCTGATCGAGACGCTGGCCGCGCTCGGCGCCGACATCCGCTGGGTCTCCTGCAACATCTATTCGACCCAGGATCACGCCGCGGCCGCGATCGCCGCCGCCGGCATTCCGGTGTTCGCCGTCAAGGGCGAGACGCTGACCGAGTACTGGGACTACACCGCAAAGCTGTTCGACTGGCACGGCGGCGGCACGCCGAACATGATCCTTGATGACGGCGGCGACGCCACCATGCTGGTGCATGCCGGCTACCGCGCCGAGCAGGGCGACACCGCCTTCCTCGACAAGCCGGGCTCCGAGGAAGAGGAGATCTTCTACGCGCTGGTCAAGCGCCTCCTGAAGGAGAAGCCGAAGGGCTGGTTCGCCGAGATCGCCAAGAACATCAAGGGCGTCTCGGAAGAGACCACCACGGGCGTGCATCGCCTCTACGAGATGGCCAACAAGGGCACGCTCCTGTTCCCGGCGATCAACGTCAACGACAGCGTCACCAAGTCGAAGTTCGACAACCTCTATGGCTGCCGCGAGTCGCTGGTCGACGGCATCCGCCGCGGCACCGACGTGATGCTGTCGGGCAAGGTCGCGATGGTCGCCGGCTTCGGCGACGTCGGCAAGGGCTCGGCCGCCTCGCTGCGCCAGGCCGGCTGCCGCGTCATGGTCTCCGAGGTCGATCCGATCTGCGCGCTGCAGGCGGCGATGGAAGGCTATGAGGTCGTGACCATGGAAGACGCGGCGCCGCGCGCCGACATCTTCGTCACCGCCACCGGCAACAAGGACATCATCACCATCGAGCACATGCGCGCGATGAAGGATCGCGCCATCGTCTGCAACATCGGTCATTTCGACAACGAGATTCAGATCGCCTCGTTGCGCAATCTGAAGTGGACCAACATCAAGCCGCAGGTCGACGAGATCGAATTCCCCGACAAGCACCGCATCATCATGCTGTCGGAAGGCCGCCTGGTGAACCTCGGCAATGCGATGGGCCATCCGTCCTTCGTGATGTCGGCCTCCTTCACCAACCAGACGCTGGCGCAGATCGAGCTGTTCGCCAACAACAAGGACAGCAAGTACGCCAAGAAGGTCTACGTGCTGCCGAAGACGCTGGACGAGAAGGTCGCCCGCCTGCACCTCGCCAAGATCGGCGTCAAGCTGACCGAGCTGCGCAAGGACCAGGCCGACTATATCGGCGTCAAGCAGGAAGGACCGTACAAGTCGGATCACTACCGCTACTGA
- a CDS encoding IS110 family transposase, giving the protein MIIALRYVGIDISKKHLDIFDEADGVPRRIANATQAITQQVARWQCASLVVFEATGIYDLALREALRQAGIPFARINPARARDFARASGLLAKTDPIDARMLAAFARAMQPAPEQVADPARGALARLAKRRDQLVLMRAQEKNRRSEADDRAMAERIGRLIEVLDSEIAEIEADISALIKAEAQIADDAKLMRSLPGVGPVACMQLIAQMPELGRVGPKQLAALAGLAPFNVDSGTFRGKRKIAGGRKRVRDALYMAALNAVRRADPFKAFYARLRQAGKPAKLALIAVARKLLTVLNAMMRDRKPYLQTKPT; this is encoded by the coding sequence GTGATCATAGCTCTTCGTTACGTCGGAATCGACATCTCCAAGAAACACCTCGATATCTTTGATGAGGCTGACGGCGTGCCGAGGCGCATTGCCAACGCGACACAGGCCATCACACAGCAGGTGGCGCGTTGGCAATGCGCCTCGCTGGTGGTCTTCGAGGCGACGGGTATCTATGACCTCGCGCTTCGCGAGGCGCTGCGTCAGGCCGGGATCCCGTTCGCACGGATCAACCCGGCCCGTGCCCGCGACTTTGCACGGGCCAGCGGCCTACTCGCCAAGACCGATCCGATCGATGCGCGGATGCTGGCGGCCTTTGCGCGGGCCATGCAGCCCGCCCCCGAGCAGGTCGCCGATCCTGCACGGGGCGCCTTGGCGAGGCTTGCAAAACGGCGGGATCAGCTGGTCCTCATGCGCGCCCAGGAGAAGAACCGGCGCAGCGAGGCCGACGATCGCGCCATGGCCGAACGCATTGGCCGCCTCATCGAGGTCCTCGACAGCGAGATCGCCGAGATCGAGGCCGACATCAGCGCATTGATTAAAGCCGAAGCGCAGATCGCGGACGATGCGAAGTTAATGCGTTCGCTGCCCGGCGTGGGTCCCGTGGCCTGCATGCAGCTCATCGCGCAGATGCCGGAACTCGGGCGGGTCGGACCGAAACAACTCGCAGCGCTCGCTGGCCTTGCTCCCTTCAACGTCGACAGCGGCACCTTCCGCGGCAAGCGCAAGATTGCGGGCGGCCGAAAGCGCGTTCGTGACGCCCTTTATATGGCGGCCCTCAACGCAGTTCGCAGAGCTGATCCGTTCAAGGCCTTCTATGCACGACTGCGACAGGCCGGAAAACCAGCCAAACTCGCCCTCATCGCCGTCGCCAGGAAGCTGCTCACGGTCCTCAATGCCATGATGCGAGACCGAAAGCCGTACCTGCAGACCAAACCAACATAA
- a CDS encoding IclR family transcriptional regulator, with the protein MTRESRGIQSIEVGGELLRALARSGEPMMLRDLAREAGMPPAKAHPYLVSFSRIGLIEQDEVTGRYEIGALALELGLISLRRQSAVRIATPRIATLADSINHAVSLSVWGTHGATVVRLEEPSHPVHIAMRVGSVVALLETATGRAFAAFMPPNAIRTALESGLDRLGVGYNPKRAPVDAKTDEILAEVRSRGLARAIGDPLPGVNAFAAPVFDHAGHVALVITAMGPEGTFDASWDSAIATALRACAGDISRQLGHGTARAVDIEVK; encoded by the coding sequence ATGACGAGAGAGAGCCGCGGCATACAGTCGATCGAGGTCGGCGGAGAATTGCTCCGCGCGCTGGCCCGCAGCGGCGAACCGATGATGCTGCGCGATCTCGCGCGCGAAGCCGGCATGCCGCCGGCCAAGGCGCATCCCTATCTGGTCAGCTTTTCCCGCATCGGCCTGATCGAGCAGGACGAGGTCACCGGCCGTTACGAGATCGGGGCGCTGGCGCTCGAGCTCGGCCTGATCAGCCTGCGCCGGCAGTCCGCGGTGCGGATCGCGACGCCGCGGATCGCAACGCTCGCCGACAGCATCAATCACGCGGTGTCGCTGTCGGTCTGGGGCACCCACGGCGCGACCGTGGTGCGGCTCGAGGAGCCGAGCCATCCGGTGCATATCGCGATGCGCGTCGGATCGGTGGTGGCGCTGCTCGAGACCGCGACCGGCCGCGCCTTCGCCGCCTTCATGCCGCCGAACGCGATCAGGACCGCGCTCGAGAGCGGCCTCGATCGCCTCGGCGTCGGCTACAATCCGAAACGTGCGCCGGTGGACGCGAAGACGGACGAGATCCTCGCCGAGGTCCGCAGCCGCGGGCTGGCGCGGGCGATCGGAGATCCCCTGCCCGGTGTCAACGCCTTCGCCGCGCCGGTGTTCGATCACGCCGGCCACGTCGCGCTGGTCATCACCGCGATGGGGCCGGAAGGCACCTTCGACGCCAGCTGGGACAGTGCGATCGCAACTGCGTTGCGGGCCTGCGCCGGCGATATCTCACGGCAGCTGGGGCACGGCACGGCGCGGGCTGTCGATATTGAGGTGAAGTGA